A part of Diprion similis isolate iyDipSimi1 chromosome 12, iyDipSimi1.1, whole genome shotgun sequence genomic DNA contains:
- the LOC124412964 gene encoding dynein regulatory complex protein 10-like isoform X1 translates to MEMEVINVQCEKDLATVKRINRKCKEDVNYTIIRTERKMMMAYKASEMKQKEIREDVSNAEIHLKKIRTLNLALEKEARDKRFKIESQLLGIINKYDTEIGEKQKQMELLILQFETDKKKKEDLEAEIERQTDLYDAFMKEKQDAEDAIINEKLAKLMMTRAVKIIQRWWHSMREQRKAKLAKKKTKNKKHKVWLHSLQSRELILIENSTAFVVISHTSAKCLSKSLYYK, encoded by the exons ATGGAAATGGAAGTGATAAATGTGCAATGTGAAAAAGATTTGGCAACtgtaaaaagaataaacagAAAATGCAAAGAAGATGTAAATTATAccat AATTAGAACAGAGCGGAAAATGATGATGGCTTACAAGGCATCTGAAATGAAACAGAAAGAGATCCGCGAAGATGTAAGCAATGCAGAGATTCACCTAAAAAAGATTCGCACGTTGAATCTAGCGTTGGAAAAGGAAGCTCGGGATAAAag atttaaaatcgAATCACAGCTTTTGGGTATAATCAACAAGTACGACACAGAGATTGGTGAAAAGCAAAAACAGATGGAATTACTCATTCTACAATTTGagactgataaaaaaaaaaaggaagatttAGAG GCTGAAATAGAGAGGCAAACAGATCTGTATGACGCTTTTATGAAAGAGAAACAAGATGCAGAAGATGCaataatcaatgaaaaattagcAAAGTTAATGATGACTCGCgcagtaaaaattattcagcgATGGTGGCATTCAATGCGAGAACAGCGTAAGGCTAAGTTAgccaaaaagaaaacgaaaaacaagaaacataAGGTATGGCTTCATAGTTTGCAAAGTAGAGAGTTAATACTGATTGAAAATTCCACAGCTTTTGTTGTCATATCACATACATCGGCCAAGTGTTTGTCTAAAAGTTTAtactataaataa
- the LOC124412964 gene encoding dynein regulatory complex protein 10-like isoform X2, with product MEMEVINVQCEKDLATVKRINRKCKEDVNYTIIRTERKMMMAYKASEMKQKEIREDVSNAEIHLKKIRTLNLALEKEARDKRFKIESQLLGIINKYDTEIGEKQKQMELLILQFETDKKKKEDLEAEIERQTDLYDAFMKEKQDAEDAIINEKLAKLMMTRAVKIIQRWWHSMREQRKAKLAKKKTKNKKHKKKK from the exons ATGGAAATGGAAGTGATAAATGTGCAATGTGAAAAAGATTTGGCAACtgtaaaaagaataaacagAAAATGCAAAGAAGATGTAAATTATAccat AATTAGAACAGAGCGGAAAATGATGATGGCTTACAAGGCATCTGAAATGAAACAGAAAGAGATCCGCGAAGATGTAAGCAATGCAGAGATTCACCTAAAAAAGATTCGCACGTTGAATCTAGCGTTGGAAAAGGAAGCTCGGGATAAAag atttaaaatcgAATCACAGCTTTTGGGTATAATCAACAAGTACGACACAGAGATTGGTGAAAAGCAAAAACAGATGGAATTACTCATTCTACAATTTGagactgataaaaaaaaaaaggaagatttAGAG GCTGAAATAGAGAGGCAAACAGATCTGTATGACGCTTTTATGAAAGAGAAACAAGATGCAGAAGATGCaataatcaatgaaaaattagcAAAGTTAATGATGACTCGCgcagtaaaaattattcagcgATGGTGGCATTCAATGCGAGAACAGCGTAAGGCTAAGTTAgccaaaaagaaaacgaaaaacaagaaacataAG aagaagaaataa